The Streptomyces aurantiacus genome includes a region encoding these proteins:
- a CDS encoding Rv3235 family protein produces the protein MTRTRRTPGSRPPVRHDTRRPGGTTPRTTPGTGAPGTTRSRTGSAAGPDGTDLTGTAGSGPASGATGPAYAPRTARSGARSQTTSPPALGTSRTAQGDDSSRPAPVGGGTRTVRGGGSPRTAPRDGSPRTSPGSGAGRPAPGGVVSRTASGRVPRTSPVGGPPSAVPAASPSPAAASPALTDCPPRTPPPQPRPTDLFADRLVAVLSGRRPVHCMLRHTVGRAYDELAWLAERGPLRTRGTRPVVRDIGYYVPRAGAVEAFARIGAGDQVRAMAFRLEQGADLRWRCTAVELGGARMPRPDED, from the coding sequence ATGACCAGGACCAGGCGCACCCCGGGCTCCCGGCCGCCCGTCCGCCACGACACCCGCCGCCCCGGCGGAACCACACCGCGCACGACGCCGGGCACAGGCGCACCCGGCACGACACGGAGCCGCACCGGCTCCGCCGCGGGCCCGGACGGCACCGATCTGACGGGCACTGCCGGGAGCGGCCCCGCTTCCGGCGCCACGGGGCCCGCGTACGCGCCCCGTACGGCACGGTCCGGCGCCCGCTCGCAGACCACGTCACCACCAGCCCTGGGCACGTCCCGGACAGCACAGGGCGACGACTCGTCGCGGCCCGCGCCGGTCGGAGGCGGCACGCGGACCGTACGGGGCGGCGGTTCCCCACGGACCGCACCGCGTGACGGATCCCCGCGGACCTCCCCTGGCAGCGGCGCCGGACGGCCCGCCCCGGGCGGCGTCGTCTCGCGGACCGCGTCGGGCAGGGTGCCCCGGACCTCGCCGGTCGGCGGCCCGCCGTCGGCCGTCCCGGCCGCAAGCCCGTCGCCGGCGGCGGCTTCCCCCGCCCTCACCGACTGTCCGCCCAGGACGCCGCCCCCGCAGCCCCGTCCCACCGACCTCTTCGCCGACCGCCTCGTCGCCGTGCTGAGCGGCCGGCGCCCGGTCCACTGCATGCTGCGGCACACGGTGGGCCGTGCCTACGACGAACTGGCCTGGCTCGCCGAACGCGGTCCCCTCCGCACCCGCGGCACGCGTCCGGTCGTCCGGGACATCGGCTACTACGTGCCCCGCGCGGGCGCCGTCGAGGCCTTCGCCCGGATCGGCGCCGGCGACCAGGTCCGCGCCATGGCGTTCCGTCTGGAGCAGGGTGCGGACCTCCGCTGGCGCTGTACGGCGGTGGAGCTGGGCGGCGCCCGCATGCCCCGCCCGGACGAGGACTGA